In Streptomyces seoulensis, the following are encoded in one genomic region:
- a CDS encoding (2Fe-2S)-binding protein — MLATASPLTAAYARLGEVCPGLSVTVMEDPAHPLPVGDGWVTADGLAAGGAQLDSFLAWDDAQVLRDYGQRARPDVIASFGLHRYAWPACLLITVPWFLHRRVPRLPAAHVAYHRTEGRMTVRPGTFACLPDDPAAGLPEAVVVADEEALRAEVRAAVAEHLEPVLGGFGPRMRRRGRALWGMATDEIVEGLWYLASLFGEGEERRAMRELELLLPGTTRPYAGSAAFRELAGPDGAPLATRDRVSCCMFYTLRPEDTCATCPRTCDSDRVAKLTAAVAA, encoded by the coding sequence ATGCTCGCTACGGCCTCGCCGCTCACCGCAGCGTACGCCCGGCTCGGCGAGGTCTGTCCCGGACTGAGCGTGACGGTCATGGAGGACCCGGCGCACCCCCTGCCCGTGGGCGACGGCTGGGTCACCGCCGACGGCCTCGCGGCAGGCGGCGCCCAGCTCGACTCCTTCCTCGCCTGGGACGACGCCCAGGTGCTGCGGGACTACGGACAGCGCGCCCGCCCGGACGTCATCGCGAGCTTCGGCCTGCACCGCTACGCCTGGCCCGCCTGCCTCCTGATCACCGTCCCCTGGTTCCTGCACCGCCGGGTCCCCCGGCTGCCCGCCGCCCATGTCGCCTACCACCGCACCGAGGGCCGGATGACGGTAAGGCCGGGCACCTTCGCCTGTCTGCCGGACGACCCGGCGGCCGGGCTGCCGGAGGCGGTCGTGGTGGCCGACGAGGAGGCGCTGCGCGCCGAGGTGCGCGCGGCCGTCGCCGAGCACCTCGAACCCGTGCTGGGCGGCTTCGGCCCGCGCATGCGGCGGCGCGGCCGCGCGCTGTGGGGCATGGCGACGGACGAGATCGTCGAGGGCCTGTGGTACCTCGCCTCCCTCTTCGGCGAGGGCGAGGAGCGGCGCGCGATGCGCGAGCTGGAGCTGCTGCTGCCGGGCACCACCCGCCCGTACGCCGGCTCGGCCGCGTTCCGTGAGCTGGCAGGTCCGGACGGCGCCCCGCTGGCCACCCGCGACCGGGTGAGCTGCTGCATGTTCTACACGCTGCGCCCCGAGGACACCTGCGCCACCTGCCCCCGCACCTGCGACAGCGACCGCGTAGCCAAGCTGACGGCGGCCGTGGCGGCCTGA
- a CDS encoding GntR family transcriptional regulator: protein MKHGLHDVSATGLPWHAAQPAERVPAQSRERAEGAPGVRGEHIHAEPPLPRPRAVVQRASVRGQILDALRSALSTGELCPGEVYSAPVLGERFGVSATPVREAMQQLALEGAVEVVPNRGFRVVRRGARELAELAEVRALLEVPVLLRLAGTVPAARFAELRPLAEDTARAAGAGCPARYAEADRAFHRALLALAGNEQLLRIAEDLHRRAQWPLATTPPRQHRAVLLRDAAQHTALLDALASGDVDLVGDLVTEHFAQRD, encoded by the coding sequence GTGAAGCACGGCCTGCACGACGTCTCCGCCACCGGGCTGCCCTGGCACGCCGCCCAGCCCGCCGAGCGGGTCCCGGCCCAGTCCCGCGAGCGGGCCGAGGGCGCACCGGGGGTACGGGGCGAGCACATCCACGCCGAGCCGCCGCTGCCCCGGCCGCGCGCGGTGGTGCAGCGGGCCTCGGTGCGCGGGCAGATCCTGGACGCGCTGCGCTCCGCGCTGTCCACCGGGGAACTGTGCCCCGGCGAGGTCTATTCGGCGCCGGTGCTCGGTGAGCGCTTCGGGGTCTCCGCCACGCCGGTCCGTGAGGCCATGCAGCAACTCGCGCTGGAGGGCGCCGTCGAGGTCGTCCCCAACCGGGGCTTCCGGGTCGTGCGACGCGGGGCCCGTGAGCTGGCCGAGCTGGCGGAGGTACGGGCGCTGCTCGAAGTCCCCGTCCTGCTGCGGCTGGCCGGCACCGTCCCGGCGGCCCGCTTCGCCGAGCTGCGCCCCCTCGCCGAGGACACCGCCCGCGCGGCCGGCGCCGGCTGCCCGGCCCGCTACGCCGAGGCCGACCGTGCCTTCCATCGCGCGCTCCTCGCCCTCGCGGGCAACGAACAGCTCCTCCGCATCGCCGAGGACCTCCACCGCCGCGCCCAGTGGCCGCTTGCCACCACCCCGCCCCGCCAGCACCGCGCGGTCCTCCTCCGCGACGCCGCCCAGCACACCGCGCTGCTGGACGCGCTGGCCTCCGGCGATGTGGACCTGGTGGGCGACCTGGTGACGGAGCACTTCGCGCAGCGGGACTAG
- a CDS encoding PucR family transcriptional regulator, which translates to MRLRALLDTDALGLRLLGGEDELDRTVRGVMTTDLRDPSRYLSGGELVLTGLAWRRDAGDSEPFVRLLVQAGVTALAAGEAELGDIPEDLVVACAQHRMPLLAVDESVAFATITEHVVRQVSGERAGDLAAVVDRHRRMMTSGPAGGGPDVVLDLLGSDLDLRAWVLSPTGRLIAGSKVAGPALPPETCARLAAEHLAAVRTGRRGPHRVQLDGVTYSLFPVRASGRAPQAVPDVRETVLSDWLLAVEADAADWPEERLDLLRGVTQLIAVERDRRDAARTVRRRLAQEVLELVQSGAAPAEIAARLRVAAPVLLPGLGAAPHWQVVVARIEWEDGAVASGPVAQSLLEEVLVDPLATGPEPADRVAVAHTGDEAVALVPLPAVAAEHDGSEAGLQADALLRSVREALSAGLEGDGRLTLGVSAAVHSAEGLRGALEEARHARRVAAARPGRVCAAGHQELASHVLLLPFVPDDVRRAFTARLLDPLTEYDRRHRAELIPTLEAFLDSDGSWTRCASRLHLHVNTLRYRVGRIEQLTGRDLSRLEDKLDFFLALRMS; encoded by the coding sequence ATGCGGCTGCGCGCACTGCTGGACACCGATGCGCTGGGGCTGCGGCTGCTCGGCGGCGAGGACGAGCTGGACCGTACGGTCCGCGGGGTCATGACGACCGACCTGCGCGACCCGAGCCGGTACCTCTCCGGCGGCGAGCTGGTCCTCACCGGCCTGGCCTGGCGCCGGGACGCCGGTGACTCCGAGCCGTTCGTCCGCCTCCTGGTGCAGGCCGGGGTCACCGCCCTGGCGGCCGGAGAGGCCGAGCTGGGGGACATACCCGAGGATCTGGTGGTGGCCTGCGCCCAGCACCGGATGCCGCTGCTGGCCGTGGACGAGTCGGTGGCCTTCGCCACCATCACCGAGCACGTGGTGCGCCAGGTCTCCGGCGAGCGGGCCGGTGATCTCGCCGCCGTGGTGGACCGGCACCGGCGCATGATGACCTCCGGCCCGGCGGGCGGCGGACCCGACGTGGTCCTCGACCTGCTCGGCAGCGACCTCGACCTGCGCGCCTGGGTGCTCTCCCCCACCGGCCGGCTGATCGCCGGGTCCAAGGTCGCGGGCCCGGCGCTGCCGCCGGAGACCTGCGCCCGCCTCGCCGCCGAGCACCTCGCCGCCGTACGCACCGGCCGGCGCGGGCCGCACCGGGTGCAGCTCGACGGCGTCACGTACTCCCTCTTCCCGGTCCGCGCCTCCGGCCGCGCGCCGCAGGCGGTGCCGGACGTGCGGGAGACGGTGCTGTCGGACTGGCTGCTGGCCGTCGAGGCGGACGCCGCCGACTGGCCCGAGGAGCGGCTCGACCTGCTCCGGGGCGTCACCCAGCTCATCGCCGTCGAACGGGACCGGCGCGACGCCGCCCGTACGGTACGGCGCCGGCTCGCCCAGGAGGTGCTGGAGCTGGTGCAGAGCGGGGCCGCGCCCGCCGAGATCGCGGCGCGCCTCCGGGTCGCCGCGCCGGTGCTGCTGCCGGGGCTCGGGGCCGCGCCGCACTGGCAGGTCGTCGTGGCCCGGATCGAGTGGGAGGACGGCGCGGTCGCGAGCGGGCCGGTCGCCCAGTCGCTGCTGGAGGAGGTCCTCGTCGACCCGCTGGCCACCGGCCCGGAGCCGGCCGACCGGGTCGCCGTCGCGCACACCGGCGACGAGGCCGTGGCGCTGGTGCCGCTGCCCGCCGTCGCCGCCGAGCACGACGGCTCCGAGGCCGGCCTCCAGGCCGACGCCCTGCTGCGCTCGGTGCGCGAGGCGCTGTCGGCGGGGCTGGAGGGCGACGGCCGGCTCACCCTCGGCGTGTCCGCGGCCGTGCACTCGGCGGAGGGGCTGCGCGGGGCGCTGGAGGAGGCCCGGCACGCCCGCCGGGTCGCCGCGGCCCGGCCCGGCCGGGTGTGCGCGGCGGGCCACCAGGAGCTGGCCTCGCACGTCCTGCTGCTGCCCTTCGTCCCGGACGACGTACGGCGCGCCTTCACCGCCCGGCTGCTGGACCCGCTCACCGAGTACGACCGGCGCCACCGGGCCGAGCTGATCCCGACCCTGGAGGCGTTCCTCGACAGCGACGGCTCCTGGACCCGGTGCGCGAGCCGGCTGCATCTGCACGTCAACACCCTGCGGTACCGGGTGGGACGGATCGAGCAGCTGACGGGCCGGGACCTGTCCCGGCTGGAGGACAAGCTCGACTTCTTCCTCGCCCTGCGGATGAGCTGA
- a CDS encoding FAD binding domain-containing protein: MDFLRPASWQEALAAKAEHPTAVPIAGGTDVMVEINFDHRRPTHLLDLTRIGELTEWETGADSVRLGASVPYARIMRHLRAELPGLALAAHTVASPQIRNRGGVGGNLGTASPAGDAHPALLAAGAEVEAESAARGTRLIPIDAFYTGVKRNALEPDELIRAVHVARADGPQQYSKVGTRNAMVIAVCAFGLALHPETRTVRTGIGSAAPTPIRAEVAEQFLNSVLEESGCWESGQILAPSAVKQFAGLCAEACNPIDDVRGTADYRRHAIGVLARRTLMWAWESYRGGPRATEGAA, from the coding sequence ATGGATTTCCTTCGCCCCGCAAGCTGGCAGGAGGCGCTCGCCGCGAAGGCCGAGCACCCCACCGCCGTGCCGATCGCCGGGGGCACCGATGTGATGGTGGAGATCAACTTCGATCACCGCCGCCCCACCCACCTCCTCGACCTCACCCGGATCGGCGAGCTGACCGAGTGGGAGACCGGCGCGGACTCGGTGCGCCTGGGCGCCTCCGTCCCGTACGCCCGGATCATGCGGCACCTGCGCGCCGAGCTGCCCGGACTCGCGCTCGCCGCGCACACCGTGGCCTCCCCGCAGATCCGCAACCGGGGCGGGGTCGGCGGCAACCTCGGCACCGCCTCGCCCGCCGGTGACGCCCACCCGGCGCTGCTCGCGGCCGGGGCGGAGGTGGAGGCCGAGTCGGCGGCGCGCGGCACCCGGCTCATCCCGATCGACGCCTTCTACACCGGGGTCAAGCGCAACGCCCTGGAGCCCGACGAGCTGATCCGCGCCGTCCATGTCGCCAGGGCGGACGGCCCCCAGCAGTACTCCAAGGTCGGCACCCGCAACGCCATGGTCATCGCGGTGTGCGCCTTCGGTCTCGCCCTGCACCCCGAGACCCGTACCGTCCGCACCGGCATCGGCTCCGCGGCGCCCACGCCGATCCGGGCGGAGGTGGCCGAGCAGTTCCTCAACTCGGTTCTGGAAGAAAGCGGTTGCTGGGAGAGCGGGCAGATCCTCGCCCCCTCGGCCGTGAAGCAGTTCGCCGGCCTGTGCGCCGAGGCCTGCAACCCCATCGACGACGTGCGCGGCACCGCCGACTACCGGCGCCACGCGATCGGCGTGCTGGCCCGCCGCACGCTGATGTGGGCCTGGGAGTCCTACCGGGGCGGGCCCCGGGCCACCGAAGGAGCCGCGTGA
- a CDS encoding (2Fe-2S)-binding protein produces the protein MRVSLTVNGRPQQADDVWEGESLLYVLRERLGLPGAKNACEQGECGSCTVRLDGELVCSCLVAAGQAEGREVVTVEGLADHAERRRTTAPGVGLDEARRWQPLPGDGVQLAPIQQAFIDAGAVQCGFCTPGLLVAADELLEENPEPTDADIREALSGNLCRCTGYEKIMDAVRLAAARQAEEV, from the coding sequence ATGCGCGTCAGTCTGACCGTCAACGGACGCCCGCAGCAGGCCGACGACGTCTGGGAGGGCGAGTCCCTGCTCTACGTGCTGCGTGAGCGGCTCGGCCTGCCGGGCGCCAAGAACGCCTGCGAACAGGGCGAGTGCGGCTCCTGCACCGTCCGCCTCGACGGCGAGCTGGTCTGCTCCTGCCTGGTCGCGGCGGGCCAGGCCGAGGGCCGCGAGGTCGTGACCGTGGAGGGCCTGGCCGACCACGCCGAACGGCGCCGCACCACCGCGCCCGGCGTCGGTCTGGACGAGGCCCGCCGCTGGCAGCCGCTGCCGGGAGACGGTGTCCAACTCGCGCCCATCCAGCAGGCGTTCATCGACGCCGGCGCCGTCCAGTGCGGCTTCTGCACCCCTGGGCTGCTGGTCGCCGCCGACGAACTGCTGGAGGAGAATCCGGAGCCCACCGACGCCGACATCCGCGAGGCGCTCTCCGGCAACCTGTGCCGCTGCACCGGCTACGAGAAGATCATGGACGCGGTCCGACTGGCGGCCGCCCGGCAGGCAGAGGAGGTCTGA
- a CDS encoding xanthine dehydrogenase family protein molybdopterin-binding subunit — protein MPAPGPAGVPTKITQGAQTAGGIGESTLRPDGILKVTGEFAYSSDLWHEDMLWGHLLRSTVAHAEIVSIDVSEALALPGVHAVLTYDDLPADVRTYGLEIQDTPVLAHGKVRHHGEPVAAVAADHPETARRAAARIRVEYRELPVVTDEFSATAPDAVLVHEGRTDHHAPYVTHPNILHRQPIVRGDAAAAAARADVIVRGEYTFGMQDQAFLGPESGLAVPEEDGGVHLYIATQWLHSDLRQIAPVLGLPEDKVRMTLAGVGGAFGGREDLSMQIHACLLALRTGRPVKIVYDRFESFFGHVHRHPAKLTYEHGATRDGLLTHVKCRIVLDGGAYASASPAVVGNAASLGIGPYNVDDVDIEAVALYTNNPPCGAMRGFGAVQACFAYEAQMDKLARELGLDPVEFRQRNAMEQGSTLPTGQVVDSPAPVAELLRRVKAMPMPPERQWESSEGADVRQLPGGLSNTTHGEGVVRGVGYAVGIKNVGFSEGFDDYSTARVRMEVVGGEPVAVVHTAMAEVGQGGVTVHAQIARTELGVEKVTIQPADTRVGSAGSTSASRQTYVTGGAVRNACALLRERVLEIGRRKFGTYHPAWATAELLLERGKVVTDGGEVLADLADVLEGESVEIEREWRHRPTQPFDRRTGQGNGHVQYSFAAHRAVVEVDTELGLVKVVELACAQDVGKALNPLSVLGQIQGGTVQGLGVAVMEEILVDPVTAKVRNPSFTDYLIPTILDTPTIPVDVLELADHHAPYGLRGVGEAPTLSSTPAVLAAIRAATGLELNRTPVRPEHLTGTA, from the coding sequence ATGCCCGCACCCGGACCGGCCGGCGTCCCCACGAAGATCACCCAGGGCGCCCAGACGGCGGGCGGCATCGGCGAGTCGACGCTCCGTCCCGACGGCATCCTCAAGGTCACCGGCGAGTTCGCCTACTCCTCCGACCTGTGGCACGAGGACATGCTCTGGGGCCACCTGCTGCGCTCCACCGTCGCCCACGCCGAGATCGTGTCCATCGACGTCTCCGAGGCCCTGGCCCTGCCCGGCGTGCACGCCGTCCTGACCTACGACGACCTGCCCGCCGACGTCCGCACCTACGGCCTGGAGATCCAGGACACCCCGGTACTCGCCCACGGCAAGGTCCGCCACCACGGCGAACCCGTCGCCGCGGTCGCCGCCGACCACCCCGAGACCGCCCGCCGGGCCGCCGCCAGGATCCGCGTCGAGTACCGCGAACTACCGGTCGTCACGGACGAGTTCTCCGCCACCGCCCCCGACGCGGTCCTGGTCCACGAGGGCCGCACCGACCATCACGCGCCCTACGTGACCCACCCCAACATCCTGCACCGCCAGCCCATCGTGCGCGGTGACGCGGCCGCGGCCGCCGCGCGGGCCGACGTGATCGTGCGCGGCGAGTACACCTTCGGCATGCAGGACCAGGCGTTCCTCGGCCCCGAATCCGGGCTCGCGGTGCCCGAGGAGGATGGCGGGGTCCACCTCTACATCGCCACCCAGTGGCTCCACTCCGACCTGCGCCAGATCGCCCCCGTCCTCGGCCTCCCCGAGGACAAGGTGCGCATGACGCTGGCCGGGGTCGGCGGCGCTTTCGGCGGCCGCGAGGACCTGTCGATGCAGATCCACGCCTGCCTGCTGGCCCTGCGCACCGGCCGCCCGGTGAAGATCGTCTATGACCGGTTCGAGTCCTTCTTCGGCCATGTCCACCGCCACCCCGCCAAGCTGACCTACGAGCACGGCGCGACCCGGGACGGCCTGCTCACCCATGTGAAGTGCCGGATCGTCCTGGACGGCGGCGCCTACGCCTCCGCCTCCCCGGCCGTCGTCGGCAACGCCGCCTCCCTCGGCATCGGCCCGTACAACGTCGACGACGTCGACATCGAGGCCGTCGCGCTCTACACCAACAACCCGCCCTGCGGGGCGATGCGCGGCTTCGGCGCGGTCCAGGCGTGCTTCGCCTACGAGGCCCAGATGGACAAGCTGGCGAGGGAACTCGGCCTCGATCCGGTCGAGTTCAGACAGCGCAACGCCATGGAACAGGGCAGCACCCTGCCCACCGGACAGGTGGTGGACTCGCCCGCGCCGGTCGCCGAACTCCTGCGCCGGGTCAAGGCGATGCCCATGCCGCCGGAGCGTCAGTGGGAGTCCAGCGAGGGCGCCGACGTACGGCAGTTGCCCGGCGGCCTCTCCAACACCACCCACGGCGAAGGGGTGGTGCGCGGGGTCGGGTACGCGGTGGGCATCAAGAACGTCGGTTTCTCCGAGGGGTTCGACGACTACTCCACCGCCCGCGTCCGCATGGAGGTGGTCGGCGGGGAACCGGTCGCCGTCGTGCACACCGCGATGGCGGAGGTCGGCCAGGGCGGGGTCACCGTGCACGCGCAGATCGCCCGTACCGAACTCGGCGTCGAGAAGGTCACCATCCAGCCCGCCGACACCCGTGTGGGCAGCGCCGGTTCGACCTCCGCCTCCCGGCAGACCTACGTCACCGGCGGCGCCGTCCGCAACGCCTGCGCGCTGTTGCGGGAGCGGGTGCTGGAGATCGGGCGCCGCAAGTTCGGTACGTACCACCCCGCTTGGGCCACCGCCGAACTCCTGCTGGAGCGCGGCAAGGTGGTCACCGACGGGGGTGAGGTGCTGGCCGACCTCGCGGACGTGCTGGAGGGGGAGAGCGTCGAGATCGAGCGGGAGTGGCGGCACCGGCCGACCCAGCCCTTCGACCGGCGCACCGGACAGGGCAACGGCCATGTGCAGTACTCCTTCGCCGCGCACCGCGCCGTCGTCGAGGTCGACACCGAACTCGGCCTCGTCAAGGTGGTCGAGCTGGCCTGTGCCCAGGACGTCGGCAAGGCCCTCAACCCGCTCTCCGTGCTCGGCCAGATCCAGGGCGGCACCGTACAGGGGCTCGGGGTCGCGGTGATGGAGGAGATCCTGGTGGACCCGGTGACGGCGAAGGTGCGCAACCCGTCCTTCACCGACTATCTGATCCCGACCATCCTCGACACCCCGACCATCCCGGTCGACGTCCTCGAACTCGCCGACCACCACGCGCCCTACGGGCTAAGGGGCGTCGGCGAGGCCCCCACCCTGTCGTCGACCCCGGCGGTGCTCGCCGCCATCCGCGCCGCGACCGGACTCGAACTGAACCGCACCCCGGTCCGGCCCGAGCACCTCACCGGCACGGCATGA
- a CDS encoding XdhC family protein, with translation MLDIAEELNAWAAEGRDFAVATVVAVTGSAPRSPGAALAVDAGGSVIGSVSGGCVEGAVYELCQQALADGRPVLERFGYDDEDGLGVGLTCGGTIDVLVVPVHAGSPHRPVLATALAAAAGGRAVALARITAGPPELLGGALLVDADGTPQGGFGGHPDLDRTIAAEAAAFLDAGRTGTVEVGARGARCGSPVTALIESAVPPPRMIVFGAVDFAAALVRVGKFLGHHVTVCDARPVFTTRARFPEADEVVVDWPHRYLERTPTDARTVLCVLTHDPKFDVPLLRLALGLPVAYIGAMGSRRTHLDRLDRLREAGVTDRQLARLRSPIGLDLGARTPEETALSIAAEIVASRRGGTGLSLTGAHTPIHHDLPLRVGSPA, from the coding sequence ATGCTGGACATCGCCGAGGAACTGAACGCGTGGGCCGCCGAGGGCCGTGACTTCGCGGTCGCCACCGTGGTCGCCGTCACCGGCAGCGCCCCGCGCAGCCCCGGCGCCGCCCTCGCGGTCGACGCCGGGGGCTCAGTCATCGGCTCGGTCTCCGGCGGCTGTGTGGAGGGCGCGGTGTACGAGCTGTGCCAACAGGCGCTCGCGGACGGCCGGCCCGTGCTGGAACGCTTCGGGTACGACGACGAGGACGGCCTCGGCGTCGGGCTGACCTGCGGCGGCACCATCGACGTGCTGGTGGTCCCGGTCCACGCGGGCAGCCCCCACCGCCCGGTGCTCGCCACCGCGCTGGCCGCCGCCGCCGGCGGCCGGGCCGTCGCGCTCGCCCGGATCACCGCGGGTCCGCCCGAACTCCTCGGCGGCGCCCTGCTCGTGGACGCGGACGGCACCCCGCAGGGCGGCTTCGGCGGCCACCCGGACCTGGACCGTACGATCGCCGCCGAGGCCGCCGCCTTCCTGGACGCGGGCCGCACCGGCACCGTCGAGGTGGGCGCGCGCGGCGCGCGCTGCGGGAGCCCGGTCACCGCGCTGATCGAGTCCGCCGTGCCGCCGCCCCGCATGATCGTGTTCGGCGCCGTCGACTTCGCGGCCGCGCTGGTCCGGGTCGGCAAGTTCCTCGGCCACCACGTCACGGTGTGCGACGCCCGCCCGGTGTTCACCACCCGCGCCCGGTTCCCCGAGGCCGACGAGGTGGTCGTCGACTGGCCGCACCGCTATCTGGAGCGCACCCCTACCGACGCCCGCACGGTGCTGTGCGTCCTCACCCACGACCCCAAGTTCGACGTACCGCTGCTCCGGCTGGCCCTCGGTCTGCCCGTCGCCTACATCGGCGCGATGGGCTCCCGGCGCACCCACCTCGACCGGCTGGACCGGCTGCGCGAGGCGGGCGTCACGGACCGCCAACTCGCCCGGCTGCGCTCGCCGATCGGCCTCGACCTCGGCGCCCGCACGCCGGAGGAGACGGCGCTGTCCATCGCGGCGGAGATCGTCGCCTCCCGACGCGGCGGTACCGGCCTCTCCCTCACCGGCGCCCACACCCCGATCCACCACGACCTCCCCCTCCGGGTGGGCTCACCGGCCTGA
- a CDS encoding LysE family translocator, translated as MLPADRFLAFAALSLLLIVVPGPSVLFVVGRALAHGRRAALTTVAGNTLGAYVLVAAVALGVGSVVERSVLAFTVLKLAGAAYLVYLGIAAWRRRGSLRAAFSAEAPAHSGPRTLMDGFAVGVANPKTIVFFAAVLPQFTDPARGRVPLQMLLLGLVFNAIALVCDSVWGLAASAARDWFARSPRRLAAVGGAGGLAMVGLGVTVAVTGRTD; from the coding sequence ATGCTTCCCGCCGACCGGTTCCTGGCCTTCGCCGCGCTGTCCCTGCTGCTGATCGTGGTGCCGGGCCCGAGCGTGCTGTTCGTCGTCGGCCGGGCGCTCGCCCACGGGCGCCGGGCGGCCCTCACCACGGTCGCCGGGAACACGCTGGGCGCCTATGTGCTCGTCGCGGCGGTGGCGCTCGGCGTCGGGTCGGTCGTGGAGCGCTCGGTCCTCGCCTTCACCGTGCTGAAGCTCGCGGGCGCCGCCTATCTCGTGTACCTGGGGATCGCCGCGTGGCGGCGGCGCGGCTCGCTGCGGGCCGCGTTCAGCGCGGAGGCCCCGGCGCACAGCGGCCCGCGCACGCTGATGGACGGGTTCGCGGTCGGCGTGGCCAACCCCAAGACGATCGTGTTCTTCGCCGCCGTCCTGCCCCAGTTCACCGACCCGGCCCGGGGACGGGTGCCCCTCCAGATGCTGCTGCTCGGGCTGGTGTTCAACGCCATCGCGCTCGTCTGCGACAGCGTCTGGGGCCTTGCCGCCTCGGCCGCGCGGGACTGGTTCGCCCGCTCCCCGCGCCGGCTCGCGGCGGTCGGCGGCGCGGGCGGACTCGCCATGGTCGGGCTCGGGGTGACGGTCGCGGTCACGGGCCGTACGGACTGA
- a CDS encoding SRPBCC family protein: MSLFTLERTVPLSLAEAWRRITDWPRHGDLVPLTRMTVVTPPPTGVGSRILARTGVGPLQFDDPMDITVWRPQLDDEPGFCRLEKRGRVVLGWAEIEVRPGPGGRARVVWREELRVSFLPHAVDGAVTSAAQWMFGRVLNGLLRRE, from the coding sequence GTGTCTCTCTTCACGCTCGAACGCACGGTCCCCCTCTCGCTCGCCGAGGCGTGGCGCCGGATCACCGACTGGCCCCGGCACGGGGATCTGGTGCCACTCACCCGGATGACGGTGGTGACACCCCCGCCGACCGGCGTGGGCAGCCGCATCCTCGCCCGTACGGGGGTCGGCCCGCTGCAATTCGACGACCCGATGGACATCACCGTGTGGCGCCCTCAGCTGGACGACGAACCCGGGTTCTGCCGGCTGGAGAAACGCGGCCGGGTGGTGCTCGGCTGGGCGGAGATCGAGGTACGTCCGGGCCCCGGCGGCCGGGCCCGCGTGGTCTGGCGGGAGGAACTCCGCGTCTCCTTCCTCCCACACGCCGTCGACGGCGCGGTGACGAGCGCCGCGCAGTGGATGTTCGGCCGCGTACTGAACGGGCTGCTCAGGCGGGAGTGA
- a CDS encoding S1 family peptidase, with amino-acid sequence MFGLRGVRKTAVTVLATAAAAATALVAAPAASAAPQPIVGGTTTTTTAYPYVMQITDASGSQFCGGTLVSAKKVVTAAHCMVGESTSSVRVVGGRTYLNGTNGTVSRVSKIWINPDYTDATRGDDVAVLTLSTSMPYTPVSYVSSSQTSVYAAGTTARILGWGTTSENGGSSNQLRTATVPTVSDSSCRSSYGSDFVQSDMVCAGLTSGGVDTCQGDSGGPLIIGGVLAGITSWGEGCAEAGYPGVYTRLTTFSSLVTAQVNS; translated from the coding sequence ATGTTCGGGCTCAGAGGTGTCAGAAAGACCGCCGTGACCGTGCTGGCCACCGCCGCCGCCGCGGCGACCGCGCTCGTGGCCGCCCCCGCGGCGAGCGCCGCGCCCCAGCCGATCGTGGGCGGCACGACCACGACCACGACGGCGTACCCGTACGTCATGCAGATCACCGACGCCTCCGGCAGCCAGTTCTGCGGCGGCACCCTGGTGTCCGCCAAGAAGGTGGTCACGGCGGCCCACTGCATGGTCGGCGAGTCGACGAGCAGCGTCCGGGTGGTCGGTGGCCGCACCTATCTGAACGGCACCAACGGCACGGTGAGCCGCGTCAGCAAGATCTGGATCAACCCGGACTACACCGACGCCACCCGCGGCGACGACGTGGCCGTGCTGACCCTGTCGACGTCGATGCCGTACACCCCCGTGTCCTACGTCTCCTCCTCCCAGACGAGTGTCTACGCGGCCGGCACCACAGCCCGCATCCTCGGCTGGGGCACCACCTCGGAGAACGGCGGCTCCTCCAACCAGCTGCGGACGGCGACGGTGCCCACCGTGTCCGACTCCAGCTGCCGTAGCTCCTACGGTTCGGACTTCGTCCAGTCCGACATGGTCTGCGCCGGACTCACCTCCGGTGGCGTCGACACCTGCCAGGGCGACAGCGGCGGTCCCCTGATCATCGGGGGCGTCCTGGCAGGGATCACTTCCTGGGGCGAGGGCTGCGCGGAGGCCGGTTACCCGGGTGTCTACACCCGGCTGACCACCTTCTCCAGCCTGGTGACCGCGCAGGTCAACTCGTGA